The following DNA comes from Pseudomonadota bacterium.
ATCCCATAGATTACCTGATTCCCGGCAATGATGATGCCATTCGGGCGATTAAATTGTTTTGTTCCCGGATTGCCGATGCTGCTCTGGAAGGAAAAATGCTGCGTGAGGAAAGAAAACAGGCGGCAACGGATAAAGAGGTTGATGAGGCTGCTTTTCAGGAAACTGAGGCTGGAGAAGGTCCTATTATTGAACGGGTTGGCGAAGAAGCTGAGTCGGCGGCAGTGGTTGAAGAGCCCGAGGCTGTAGCTGTGGAAGAGGCGGAAAATGCTGAACCGGAAGTAGTCGAAGAAACCGGACCTGCAGTGGCTGAAGAAATAAAAGAAACCCCGGTCGTTGAATAAGATTTGCGGTTTTTTTTATAAAGAAGTCGTTAAAATAATTACTTGCTGACCCATTACCGAATGATGTCGGTGGGGAGAAGATATCGGAGGATGAAAACATGGCAGAAATAACTGCTGTAATGGTGAAAGAGCTGCGGGAGAAAACCGGGGCCGGGATTATGGATTGCAAAAAAGCCCTCAAGGAGAAAGATGGTGTGCTTGATGATGCCGTTGACTTTTTGCGGGAAAAAGGTTTGGCCGCGGCATCCAAGAAGAGTGGCAGAATAACTTCAGAAGGACTTGTAGGTTCCTATATTCACGCCGGTGGAAAAATAGGCGTTATGGTTGAAATTAATTGTGAAACGGATTTTGTTGCCCGCACTGATGATTTTCAGGCTTTTGTCAAGGATATCTGCATGCAGGTTGCGGCTGCCAATCCGCTGGGTATCACCCGTGATGATGTGCCTGCCGATGATGTAGAAAAAGAAAAACAGATTTTTCGAGTTCAGGCCCTGGAAAGTGGAAAGCCTGAAAAGATTGTCGATAAGATCGTCACCGGCAGGATAGAGAAATTTTATGCGGAAAACTGCCTTATGGAGCAGAAATTCGTTAAAAATCCTGATATAACCATAGAAGAGCTGGTTAAAGAGATGATTGCCAAAACCGGTGAAAATATCATTATCAGGAGATTCAGCCGTTATCTGCTGGGTGAAGGGCTGGAAAAAAGGAGTTGTGACCTGGCCCAGGAAGTGGCGGATCAGCTGAAATAGAAATTGGTGCTCATGTCAAAAGGAACATTTCCCTATCAGCGGGTTTTGCTGAAGTTAAGTGGTGAAGCCTTGATGGGGGAAAGGACATATGGTATTGATGAAGCGACAATCCGTTCTTTTGCTGAAGAAATCCGCGATGTCCATGATCTGGGAATAGAAATTGCGATTGTAATCGGTGCCGGGAATATTTTTCGTGGAGTTCCGGCAGCATCTTCCGGCATGGATAGGGTGGCAGCGGATTACATGGGTATGCTGGCCACGGTTATCAATGGCCTGGCCCTTCAGGATGCATTGGAGCAGCTTGGTGTCTACACCCGGGTATTAAGTGCCATTTCCATGCAGGAGGTTGCTGAGCCGTATATTCGCCGTCGGGCGGTACGCCACTTGGAGAAGGGGCGAGTTGTTATTTTCGTTGCCGGTACCGGCAATCCTTATTTTACCACGGATACGGCGGCTTCTTTGCGGGCCATGGAAATTCAGGCTGATATTATTATCAAGGCGACCAAGGTGGATGGTGTTTATGATCGTGATCCGCTGAAATATGACGATGCGGTCAAGTACGATGAACTTACCTATCTCCATGTGCTCCAGAAGGGTTTGAAAGTTATGGATGCCACGGCTATTTCTCTTTGTATGGATAACCACCTGCCGATTCTGGTGTTCAGCCTTACCAAGAAAGGTAATATCAAAAAAGCTGTCTGTGGTGAATCGATCGGCACATTTGTAGGAAGGGGATAAATATGGCGCAGGAATTTATTGCAGAGGTGCTGGAAGAAGGCCGGGAAAGCATGCAGAAAGCCGTTGAGGCTCTGAAGCGGGATCTGGGTCGAGTACGAACCGGCAGGGCATCACTTTCGCTGCTTGATGGGGTCAAAGTCGATTATTATGGTGTGCCAACACCCCTCAATCAGGTAGCATCACTTTCCGTCCCGGAAAGCCGCATGATTGTTATTCAACCCTGGGATAATAACATGCTGGGCGAGATTGATAAGGCCATTAATAAATCAGACCTGGGGGTAAATCCCACCAATGATGGCAAGCAGATTCGATTGGTTATGCCGCGCCCCACTGAAGAGCGCCGCCGGGAGTTGGTTAAGGTAGTGAAAAAAACTGGGGAGAGCTCGAAAATAGGAGTCCGCTCCTGTCGTCGTGATTGTATCGATATGCTGAAGACGATGGAAAAAGATAAAGAAATTACCGAGGATGAAAATAAGAAAGGTCAGGATGAAGTCCAGAAACTGACCGATGAATTTGTTGGCAAAATTGATGGAATTATTGAGCTTAAAGAACAGGAAGTAATGGAAATTTAGTTGTAAGCTGACTGGTGGCCAGGGGCTGCCGGTCAAAATATAAACTGCCTTCCGGGTTGGGGACCAATGATGGGTATCCCCCGATGGTCGGCTGTAAACTGGAGGAGGTTTGACCATGTATGTAATTACCGATGAATGTGTATCCTGTGGCACCTGTGAGGAAGAATGTCCTGAAGACGCCATCTATGAAGGTGATGATATTTATGTAATCGATCAGGAGAAATGCGTTGAATGTGGTTCTTGTGTCGAAGTTTGCCCAAGTGATGCCATCGTCGAAAAGTAAACTAGTTTTTTGTTTCTGAAGTATCAGAGGGGATTGCCTGACCAGGCAATCCCCTCTGCTTTTTTGGTGCAATTTCAGCCGGTTTTTCTATTTTTATCAATAACCTTTCTTACTTGAGGGGGGAGGTATACCGACTCCAGATCAAAGTTTGTGAGGATTTCACAGATGGCGGCAATTTTATAATCGGTTTTTTCTTTCTCATTGATAATAAATAGGTATTCATCATCAAAACGGCAGAGGCCTCGTTTTCTTCTGATGGATTGGGAAAGGAGATTTTCATATACAACCCGGATGTCAAATTGGGATAAAAGCAGATTTTCCAGATTGCTGAGAATATCTTTTTTTTCCATAGTTTTTTCAACGGGCTTGACAACTAACGGAAGCATGATAGATTATTTAGTAGAATTACCGACTGTTGGATTTTATACGTAGTCTGTTGATAATAATCAAGGGAAAAGAAAATATGCTTTCCCGGGAGGGGCTGATGCACGAAAATATAGACAGGGTGCCGGCGGTTGCCGGAACATTTTATCCGTCTGAGCCGAAGGTTCTGCGAGATGATATCGATAGTTATTTAGATAGTGCTGCCGGGATTGACAAGGTTCCCGGCGCCGTTATTGGTCTCATAAGTCCCCATGCGGGGTATATGTATTCAGGCAGGGTTGCGGCGGCGGCCTATTGCCAGCTGTCAAGGGCCGATTATGATTATGTCCTGGTTATTTCGCCAAGCCACCATACCTATTTCCAGGGTGCCTCACTGTATTCTTCCGGTGATTATCAGACCCCGCTGGGCGTTATTCCCCTGGCGGGAGATATTGTCCAGAAGTTATTGAGTGAATACAGTGTTTTCCATTATGTTGACCAGGCTCATCGCCAGGAACACGCCCTGGAGGTCCAGTTACCGTTTTTACAGGTTGTTCTGTCGAAGTTTGCTTTAATCCCGGTGGTGATGGGTTCCCAGGATTGGGAGACTGCTTCCATGATGGTAGAGGCTTTGGGAACCGTACTGTTTGGGAAGCGGGTGTTGCTGGTGGCCAGCTCTGACCTTTCTCATTATCACTCCTATGATGAAGCCGTGAGCCTGGATAGTAATATTCTGGAGGCGGTAAACAATAATGATTCACGGGCACTCTGGAATGTTGTTGCTGGCGGCAAAGCTGAAGCCTGTGGTGCCGGGCCGATGGTGGCGGTCATGATGCTGGCGGCAAAGCTTGGTGCCACCGGTGCCCGGGTGGTTGCTTATCAGAATTCCGGTGATGTGACCGGGGATCGTGGCCAGGTGGTGGGGTATATGGCGGCGGCCATATATAAATAACTCAACTTTCTGACTTGCATTGCCAGGGACATATTAGCAGGATGTTCGGGCTTGGCTCATAGCCTGTCTGCGTGCGGCACGCACAGGCAGGCCATGGACGGCCGGCGAGAATGAGCGTGAGCCATGCCTGAACATCCCCTGGAGATTTATTTCGCTGTTTTTAGAGCAACTCAGAAAGTTGAGTAAATAATGAGAGACAGATTGAAATATGTTTCTATTCAAGAAAAATTTAAGGAATGGTGGCTGAAAAATGGAGAAAAGGAAGGAACACCAAGTAGGCGTTGATCTGGGGTTGACCGAAGCGGAAAAAAGCTTTCTTCGCCAGCTGGCGATGGCGGAAATTACGGCCAGATTTCAGGAAACCAAGCCCTTACCTGAGGCTCCGCCAGGTGGTCACCTGGAAGAAAAACGGGGAGCTTTTGTTACTTTGACAAAACATGGGGCGTTAAGGGGTTGTATCGGTCATATCCAGGGGAACCTGCCCCTGGTTGAAACCATCAGGGAAATGGCACCGGCAGCAGCTTTTAGCGATCCCCGTTTCCCCCCGGTTAGTAAAGCTGAGCTTGATGAGTTGGAACTGGAGATATCAGTTCTGACTCCCTTGCATCTCGTCAAAGATATTAAAGAGATTGAAGTCGGTGTTCATGGGTTGTACCTTGAAAGTCAGGGTTATGCCGGCCTGTTACTTCCCCAGGTGGCAACTGAATATGGTTGGAGTCGGGAGGAATTCCTTGACCATACCTGCATGAAGGCCGGTTTGTCGAGCAAATGCTGGCAGCAGTCGGAAACACGGGTATATATTTTTTCAGCCGATATTTTTTAAGTCTACCTTCCTCCTTATGAAGTGTACTGCAGTAAGCAAAACCGGGACTGTCCCCGAGCCTTTGCGGTTTAAAAGGGGAATGTATGCCCCAGGCTTTTACGGCGCATACCGAATCGTCACTGGCTGGTTGAACGTTTTTTCAATGTATCTGATTTTCGTTTTTGTAACGATATTGTTGACAAATCAGGCTGGTGAAAATGTGTATCAATCCTGAAAACCTTGAGGAGGTTTGCCAATGACGCAACAAATACCCATGGAAGCGGATCATGTTATTGGGGTCAAAGTATCCGGGAAAATTGAACGCTGGGATATGGACGCCATGATTGAAGTTATGAAAAAAATGTTTGCTGAGCATGAGCGAATCAGCATTTATGTAGAGGTAGAATCATTTGGTTGGATTTCGCTGCCGGCCCTGGTTGATGACCTGAAATTTGCCCTGCCGAATTTTAAGAAATTCGCCAGAAAGGCGGTGGTGTCCAGGATTAAATGGATGGAAAAATGGACTGATGTAGCGGATCATTTTTTCCCCAGCATAGAAGTGAAACATTTTCTTCCCGAACAAAAGGCTGCTGCTTTGAAATGGATTCAGGAATACTGAGATATTTCTTTCTTTATTATCCTTGACAACCAATGATGATCATGGTTAGAGGTCAAAATAAGCCGTCTGATCTGTGGTGAAAGAAGTTGGAAATATTTTTACTGAGGAGGAATTCATGGTTCGTACTGAGATTACACTTTTCCTGAAAAATGTACCGGGAGAATTATCCAAACTGACTTTGATGCTGGCCGAAAATAGCATCAATATTGATGCCATAACTATTCAGGATGCTACCAGTTACGTTAAAGAACTTTTTAACGCCCGGGGTAAAATTTTCCGACGCTATGCCACGGC
Coding sequences within:
- the tsf gene encoding translation elongation factor Ts, which codes for MAEITAVMVKELREKTGAGIMDCKKALKEKDGVLDDAVDFLREKGLAAASKKSGRITSEGLVGSYIHAGGKIGVMVEINCETDFVARTDDFQAFVKDICMQVAAANPLGITRDDVPADDVEKEKQIFRVQALESGKPEKIVDKIVTGRIEKFYAENCLMEQKFVKNPDITIEELVKEMIAKTGENIIIRRFSRYLLGEGLEKRSCDLAQEVADQLK
- the pyrH gene encoding UMP kinase, translating into MSKGTFPYQRVLLKLSGEALMGERTYGIDEATIRSFAEEIRDVHDLGIEIAIVIGAGNIFRGVPAASSGMDRVAADYMGMLATVINGLALQDALEQLGVYTRVLSAISMQEVAEPYIRRRAVRHLEKGRVVIFVAGTGNPYFTTDTAASLRAMEIQADIIIKATKVDGVYDRDPLKYDDAVKYDELTYLHVLQKGLKVMDATAISLCMDNHLPILVFSLTKKGNIKKAVCGESIGTFVGRG
- the frr gene encoding ribosome recycling factor, with the protein product MAEVLEEGRESMQKAVEALKRDLGRVRTGRASLSLLDGVKVDYYGVPTPLNQVASLSVPESRMIVIQPWDNNMLGEIDKAINKSDLGVNPTNDGKQIRLVMPRPTEERRRELVKVVKKTGESSKIGVRSCRRDCIDMLKTMEKDKEITEDENKKGQDEVQKLTDEFVGKIDGIIELKEQEVMEI
- a CDS encoding 4Fe-4S binding protein produces the protein MYVITDECVSCGTCEEECPEDAIYEGDDIYVIDQEKCVECGSCVEVCPSDAIVEK
- the amrB gene encoding AmmeMemoRadiSam system protein B → MHENIDRVPAVAGTFYPSEPKVLRDDIDSYLDSAAGIDKVPGAVIGLISPHAGYMYSGRVAAAAYCQLSRADYDYVLVISPSHHTYFQGASLYSSGDYQTPLGVIPLAGDIVQKLLSEYSVFHYVDQAHRQEHALEVQLPFLQVVLSKFALIPVVMGSQDWETASMMVEALGTVLFGKRVLLVASSDLSHYHSYDEAVSLDSNILEAVNNNDSRALWNVVAGGKAEACGAGPMVAVMMLAAKLGATGARVVAYQNSGDVTGDRGQVVGYMAAAIYK
- the amrA gene encoding AmmeMemoRadiSam system protein A, producing MEKRKEHQVGVDLGLTEAEKSFLRQLAMAEITARFQETKPLPEAPPGGHLEEKRGAFVTLTKHGALRGCIGHIQGNLPLVETIREMAPAAAFSDPRFPPVSKAELDELELEISVLTPLHLVKDIKEIEVGVHGLYLESQGYAGLLLPQVATEYGWSREEFLDHTCMKAGLSSKCWQQSETRVYIFSADIF
- a CDS encoding STAS/SEC14 domain-containing protein, which produces MTQQIPMEADHVIGVKVSGKIERWDMDAMIEVMKKMFAEHERISIYVEVESFGWISLPALVDDLKFALPNFKKFARKAVVSRIKWMEKWTDVADHFFPSIEVKHFLPEQKAAALKWIQEY